The following proteins come from a genomic window of Flavobacteriales bacterium:
- a CDS encoding DNA translocase FtsK has product MAEKQEKSTSKKDSSNAKKGNKNGLLEFLGDSRTRTITGLFFVIVSLFLVLSFISYLIDGFTDQSELQEFAETLADPSTNVNNIMGKFGAAVAEKFIYNWFGIAAFLFPFLLMLVGLKILFRRSILPIGKSIKHSLFFLYVLPLAMGFLFLENFVLSGALGFQLNRWTTSLIGSAGTALLLLFMAAVYSAVVFNLSVDSIKALFAAKPQDVASADNKVEKDDDDFEPVADVTIKTNELDLKETVFKQRPPVQEEPKAEPELKLETSVPFERPMIIDAPTLDASPLLEDVQFDIETVAVEEETVAESDGEGMGEYDPTLDLSNYKKPPLDLLEAYGKGEISVDQEELESNKNRIVSTLKNYNIEIERIKATIGPTVTLYEIVPAPGIRISKIKNLEDDIALSLSALGIRIIAPIPGKGTIGIEVPNLNPDTVSMKAVLSSERFQHSKMELPIALGKTISNETYVTDLTKMPHLLMAGATGQGKSVGLNCILASILYKKHPAQVKFVLVDPKKVELTLFNKIERHFLAKLPDTEEAIITDTQKVVTTLNSLCLEMDNRYDLLKDAQCRNLKEYNAKFIARRLNPKEGHKFLPYIVLVVDEFADLIMTAGKEVETPIARLAQLARAIGIHLIIATQRPSVNIITGTIKANFPARIAFRVTSKIDSRTILDAGGADQLIGRGDMLMSTGNDMIRIQCAFIDTPEVEKVVDFIGNQQAYPFAFELPEFIDESSGSGEYGAMDPGDRDALFNEAAHIVVQHQQGSASLLQRRLKLGYNRAGRIIDQLEAAGIIGPFEGSKARQVLIQDEMSLEQKLQNHS; this is encoded by the coding sequence ATGGCTGAAAAACAGGAAAAATCAACTTCAAAAAAGGATTCATCTAATGCCAAGAAGGGAAATAAAAATGGCCTTCTTGAGTTTTTAGGCGATTCGAGAACCCGTACCATTACGGGGCTTTTCTTCGTTATCGTTTCCCTCTTTCTGGTGCTTTCGTTCATTTCGTACCTCATCGATGGTTTTACCGATCAGAGCGAACTTCAGGAATTCGCTGAAACGCTGGCCGACCCTAGCACCAACGTCAATAACATCATGGGAAAATTCGGTGCTGCGGTAGCCGAGAAGTTCATTTACAACTGGTTCGGAATTGCTGCTTTTCTATTTCCGTTTCTATTGATGTTGGTAGGCTTGAAAATTCTGTTCCGCAGAAGCATCCTTCCGATAGGAAAATCAATCAAACATTCCCTGTTCTTCCTTTACGTGTTGCCGCTGGCGATGGGTTTTCTGTTCTTGGAAAACTTTGTCCTTTCAGGCGCGTTGGGATTTCAACTGAACAGATGGACAACAAGTCTGATCGGTTCTGCTGGCACCGCTCTGCTCCTTCTCTTCATGGCTGCAGTTTATTCTGCTGTTGTTTTCAATCTATCCGTTGATAGCATCAAAGCACTTTTCGCAGCCAAGCCTCAAGATGTAGCATCTGCTGATAATAAAGTGGAAAAAGACGATGATGATTTTGAGCCAGTTGCAGATGTGACCATCAAAACCAATGAGCTGGATCTGAAGGAAACGGTATTCAAACAACGGCCTCCAGTTCAGGAAGAACCAAAAGCAGAGCCTGAATTGAAGTTGGAAACATCCGTTCCATTCGAACGACCGATGATTATTGACGCTCCAACGCTAGATGCAAGTCCGTTATTGGAAGATGTTCAATTCGACATTGAAACGGTTGCAGTTGAAGAAGAAACCGTTGCTGAATCTGACGGAGAAGGTATGGGAGAATACGACCCGACACTCGACCTCAGCAACTACAAAAAACCTCCGTTAGATCTTTTGGAAGCCTACGGAAAAGGCGAAATATCGGTAGATCAGGAAGAACTTGAATCGAACAAGAACCGAATCGTTTCAACCCTCAAAAATTACAATATTGAGATTGAAAGGATCAAAGCTACCATCGGTCCAACCGTTACGCTTTATGAAATTGTTCCAGCTCCCGGAATTCGAATTTCGAAGATCAAAAACCTAGAAGACGACATTGCACTGAGCCTTTCTGCTTTAGGAATCAGAATCATTGCGCCAATTCCAGGTAAAGGAACAATCGGTATTGAGGTACCGAACTTGAACCCTGATACCGTTTCGATGAAAGCCGTGTTGAGTTCAGAGAGGTTCCAACACTCAAAAATGGAGTTACCTATTGCGTTAGGAAAGACGATTTCTAACGAAACCTACGTAACGGACCTTACTAAAATGCCCCACCTTCTGATGGCTGGAGCTACAGGACAAGGTAAATCGGTAGGATTGAACTGTATTCTCGCTTCCATCCTTTACAAAAAACACCCAGCGCAGGTCAAGTTCGTATTGGTGGATCCAAAAAAGGTAGAGCTAACGCTGTTCAACAAGATTGAGCGTCACTTTCTAGCCAAATTGCCAGATACTGAAGAAGCAATTATCACCGACACGCAGAAAGTAGTTACCACGCTGAATTCTCTTTGCTTAGAGATGGATAATCGCTACGATCTTCTGAAAGATGCGCAGTGCCGAAATCTAAAAGAATACAACGCTAAGTTCATTGCCCGAAGGTTGAACCCGAAAGAAGGACACAAATTCTTACCATACATCGTTCTGGTGGTTGATGAGTTCGCGGATCTGATCATGACTGCGGGTAAGGAAGTGGAAACGCCTATCGCCCGTTTGGCGCAATTGGCGCGTGCTATTGGTATTCACTTGATCATAGCTACGCAGCGCCCTTCCGTGAATATCATCACTGGAACGATCAAAGCGAACTTTCCAGCGAGAATTGCCTTCCGCGTTACGTCTAAAATTGACTCACGGACAATTCTTGACGCAGGTGGAGCTGACCAGTTGATCGGAAGAGGAGACATGTTGATGTCTACCGGAAATGACATGATCCGTATTCAGTGCGCATTCATAGATACGCCCGAAGTGGAAAAAGTGGTGGATTTCATTGGCAATCAACAGGCTTATCCATTCGCGTTCGAATTGCCTGAATTCATTGATGAAAGTAGTGGTAGTGGAGAATACGGAGCGATGGATCCTGGCGACCGCGATGCGCTTTTCAATGAAGCTGCTCACATTGTGGTTCAGCATCAGCAAGGATCAGCATCTTTGCTACAACGAAGACTAAAGCTCGGTTACAACAGAGCTGGCAGAATTATTGATCAATTGGAAGCTGCGGGAATCATCGGCCCGTTTGAAGGAAGTAAGGCGCGACAAGTGCTTATACAAGATGAAATGAGTTTGGAACAAAAGTTGCAAAACCATAGTTGA
- a CDS encoding arginine decarboxylase, whose amino-acid sequence MENNYYNLIEQTFEFPQEGFEVVDNKLQFHGIDLMAIIEQYGTPLKLSYLPKISEQIQRAKGYFRNAMSKYDYTGQYTYCYCTKSSHFSYVLNEALKNDIHLETSSAFDIYILHKLYEQGRISKDNFIVHNGYKRDRYVELISQLINDGFNSLPVLDNLTELDSFRPLVKRECNVGIRIATGEEPQSNYYTARLGIRHREIQDYYMNVLRKEKLFKLKMLHFFIDNGIEDSLYYWNELQKCLRVYCDLKKECPTLDSLNIGGGFPIKHSLADEFDYQYLSDEIIRQIKDFCEKEDVPVPNIFSEFGSYTVAESGAAIYSIIDQKRQNDVEWWNMIDSSFITTLPDTWAINQRFVMLAVNRWDSPFERVNLGGLTCDSQDYYNVEAHVNNIYLPEFRKDKPLYIGFFNTGAYQNALGGYGGIQHCLIPSPKQIVIYKDDEGQIVSELFSEEQGYKGMLETLGYH is encoded by the coding sequence ATGGAGAACAACTATTACAACCTTATTGAGCAGACTTTCGAATTTCCACAAGAAGGATTTGAGGTCGTTGACAACAAACTTCAGTTCCACGGCATTGACCTGATGGCCATTATTGAGCAGTACGGAACTCCGCTGAAACTGAGTTACTTACCTAAAATATCGGAACAGATCCAACGGGCAAAGGGCTATTTCCGTAATGCGATGTCCAAGTACGATTACACGGGCCAATACACGTATTGCTATTGCACTAAGAGCTCACATTTTTCGTACGTACTGAACGAAGCATTGAAGAATGACATTCATCTTGAAACATCTTCCGCTTTCGACATCTACATTTTGCATAAGTTGTATGAACAAGGCAGGATAAGCAAAGACAACTTCATTGTTCACAACGGCTACAAGCGCGACCGATACGTTGAACTGATCTCGCAACTGATCAATGATGGATTCAACAGCCTTCCTGTTCTCGATAACCTAACGGAGCTAGACAGTTTCCGCCCATTGGTAAAACGCGAATGCAACGTTGGAATTAGAATTGCCACGGGCGAAGAGCCACAGTCGAACTATTACACGGCACGTTTAGGAATCCGTCATCGCGAAATTCAGGATTACTATATGAATGTGCTTCGAAAAGAGAAGCTGTTCAAACTGAAAATGCTTCACTTCTTTATCGACAATGGAATTGAGGACAGTCTCTATTACTGGAACGAATTGCAGAAATGCCTTCGTGTTTATTGCGACCTGAAAAAGGAGTGTCCAACATTGGATTCGCTGAATATTGGTGGTGGATTCCCGATCAAACATTCCTTGGCCGATGAGTTTGATTATCAGTATTTGTCAGACGAAATAATCAGACAGATAAAGGATTTCTGCGAAAAAGAAGATGTTCCGGTTCCGAACATTTTCTCCGAATTCGGCAGTTATACGGTTGCCGAAAGTGGTGCCGCCATATATTCCATCATTGATCAAAAAAGGCAAAATGATGTGGAATGGTGGAACATGATCGATAGTTCGTTCATCACCACGCTGCCTGATACTTGGGCCATCAATCAACGATTTGTAATGCTTGCCGTAAATCGTTGGGACAGCCCGTTTGAGCGCGTAAACCTTGGTGGCTTGACATGCGACAGTCAGGACTATTATAATGTGGAAGCCCACGTGAATAATATCTATCTGCCAGAATTCAGAAAAGATAAACCACTTTACATTGGCTTTTTCAATACTGGAGCCTATCAGAATGCGCTTGGCGGTTATGGAGGGATCCAACATTGCCTCATCCCTTCACCCAAGCAAATTGTGATATATAAAGATGATGAAGGCCAGATCGTATCCGAACTTTTCTCAGAAGAACAGGGTTATAAAGGAATGCTTGAAACCTTAGGTTATCACTAG
- a CDS encoding bifunctional GNAT family N-acetyltransferase/carbon-nitrogen hydrolase family protein has translation MIREIENIELKFLTVDDYQELKSAMIDSYTSMPNSIWSEKHIKSLIEKFPDGQVVIKVNGHLAGCALSIIVDYNSFDANHTYKDITGNYTFSTHTDKGDALYGIDVFIHPDYRGLRLGRRLYDYRKELCERLNLRGIAFGGRIPNYHKYADKMSAKEYIEKVKRKEIDDPVLNFQMSNDFHPHKILKGYLEGDQASNEYAVLLEWDNVYYEKKSIRAGANKKIIRLGLVQWQMRLYADFDELMQQAEYFIDAVSGYRSDFALFPEFFNAPLMAENNHLSESEAIRELAKHTSRIVQKFSELAISYNINVITGSMPEIKDDLLYNVGYLCRRDGTMERYEKLHVTPDEAKVWGMQGGHELKAFDTDCGKIGILICYDSEFPELSRLLADEGMDILFIPFLTDTQNGYSRVRNCAQARAIENECYVAIAGSVGNLPKVHNMDIQYAQSMVFTPCDFSFPANGIKAEATPNTEMILIADVDIDLLRELNQFGSVRNLRDRRKDIFELRKR, from the coding sequence ATGATAAGAGAGATAGAGAATATTGAATTGAAATTTTTGACGGTGGATGACTATCAGGAATTGAAGTCTGCCATGATTGATTCCTACACGAGTATGCCCAACTCTATATGGTCAGAAAAACACATCAAGTCCTTAATTGAGAAATTCCCTGATGGGCAAGTTGTAATAAAGGTGAACGGCCATTTGGCTGGTTGCGCGCTCTCCATTATCGTTGATTACAACAGTTTTGACGCCAATCATACATACAAAGACATCACAGGAAATTACACGTTCAGTACGCATACTGATAAGGGCGATGCGCTTTACGGAATCGATGTGTTCATTCATCCAGATTATCGCGGACTCCGATTAGGAAGGCGTTTGTACGATTATCGAAAAGAGCTTTGCGAGCGGCTGAATCTTCGCGGAATTGCCTTTGGAGGACGCATTCCGAATTATCACAAGTATGCGGATAAGATGTCGGCCAAGGAATACATCGAAAAAGTGAAGCGTAAAGAGATTGATGATCCGGTTCTCAATTTTCAAATGTCGAACGATTTCCATCCACATAAGATCCTGAAAGGATACTTGGAAGGAGATCAGGCATCGAACGAGTATGCCGTTCTGCTAGAATGGGACAACGTTTATTACGAGAAGAAAAGCATAAGAGCCGGTGCGAACAAAAAGATCATTAGGCTTGGATTGGTGCAATGGCAAATGCGGCTCTATGCCGATTTTGACGAGCTGATGCAGCAAGCAGAATACTTCATCGATGCTGTTTCGGGCTATCGTTCTGATTTCGCCCTGTTTCCCGAGTTTTTCAATGCGCCTTTAATGGCAGAGAATAACCATCTGTCAGAATCGGAAGCTATTCGCGAATTGGCCAAGCACACTTCGCGCATCGTTCAGAAATTCTCCGAACTCGCTATTTCCTACAATATCAACGTCATTACTGGCAGTATGCCCGAAATAAAGGACGATCTGCTCTACAACGTGGGCTACCTGTGCAGACGCGATGGCACGATGGAGCGTTACGAAAAACTGCATGTAACGCCCGATGAAGCAAAAGTTTGGGGTATGCAAGGCGGACACGAACTGAAAGCTTTTGATACCGATTGCGGCAAGATCGGTATTCTGATCTGCTACGATTCGGAGTTTCCGGAGCTGAGCCGATTGTTGGCAGATGAAGGCATGGATATTCTATTCATCCCGTTCCTTACCGATACTCAGAATGGTTATTCTCGCGTTCGAAACTGTGCGCAAGCTCGTGCCATAGAGAACGAATGCTACGTTGCAATTGCTGGTAGTGTTGGCAATTTGCCTAAGGTGCACAACATGGACATCCAGTATGCCCAATCGATGGTTTTTACGCCATGCGATTTCTCGTTTCCGGCCAACGGAATAAAAGCAGAGGCAACTCCGAACACCGAGATGATCCTAATTGCCGATGTGGATATCGATTTACTGCGCGAACTCAATCAGTTCGGTAGCGTGCGCAATCTGCGCGATAGGCGGAAGGATATTTTTGAGTTGAGAAAGAGGTAG
- a CDS encoding amidinotransferase has protein sequence MIRPMAFAMNTETAKDNHYQQQVDGLTNDSAQQQALKEFDGLVEQLRAAGVNVIVVDDTLEPCTPDSIFPNNWVSFHQDESVILYPMFAENRRWEKRMDILESLEDLGFEIDRVIDFSDAEADGHFLEGTGSLVLDRENMVAYACLSQRTNSEILEEWAEITGYKTVIFHALQKVDGKLLPIYHTNVMMSVGEEIAILCADSIKDEAERKAVVKSLQQTDKDILYISETQKSSFAGNMLQVVNSAGEKIMVMSTQAYESLTPEQIATIQKTNRILHSSLNTIETLGGGSARCMMAEVFLPRD, from the coding sequence ATGATTCGGCCTATGGCATTTGCCATGAATACCGAAACGGCCAAGGACAATCACTACCAACAACAGGTTGATGGATTGACGAACGATTCTGCTCAGCAACAAGCGTTAAAGGAATTTGACGGACTGGTGGAACAACTGCGTGCAGCAGGCGTGAATGTAATAGTGGTAGACGACACGCTTGAACCGTGCACGCCCGACAGTATTTTTCCGAACAACTGGGTTTCGTTTCATCAAGATGAGTCGGTAATCCTTTATCCGATGTTTGCCGAAAACCGCAGATGGGAAAAACGCATGGATATTCTAGAATCGTTAGAAGATCTAGGATTCGAAATTGACCGCGTCATTGATTTTTCGGATGCCGAAGCTGATGGACATTTTTTGGAGGGAACAGGAAGTTTGGTGCTTGACCGCGAAAACATGGTAGCCTACGCGTGCTTGTCGCAACGAACAAACTCGGAAATATTGGAAGAATGGGCCGAAATCACGGGCTACAAAACAGTCATCTTTCACGCTCTGCAAAAGGTTGATGGAAAACTCCTTCCTATCTATCACACCAATGTGATGATGAGCGTGGGTGAGGAAATTGCTATTCTTTGTGCCGACAGCATTAAAGATGAAGCGGAGCGTAAAGCAGTTGTCAAATCCTTGCAGCAAACAGACAAAGACATCTTATACATTAGCGAAACGCAGAAATCGAGCTTTGCCGGAAATATGCTTCAGGTGGTAAATTCGGCTGGAGAAAAAATCATGGTCATGTCAACACAGGCCTACGAAAGCCTCACACCCGAGCAGATCGCCACCATCCAAAAGACCAACCGCATTCTGCACAGTTCGCTCAATACAATTGAAACATTGGGCGGAGGAAGTGCCAGATGCATGATGGCAGAGGTTTTTCTGCCGAGAGATTGA
- the argS gene encoding arginine--tRNA ligase yields MSNTLTQHIQKAISNLYGTELGEEQIQLQKTRKEFEGDMTLVVFPLLRVSKGSPEQTGQQIGEALVAAVDHVESFNVIKGFLNLSFTASYWLDKLTEMQASEAYGFRAKGEHSRNVMVEYSSPNTNKPLHLGHIRNNLLGYSVSEILKANGHTVQKVQVINDRGIHICKSMLAWQKFGNGETPQSSGLKGDKLVGKYYVEFDKRYKAEIAELIEAGKTKEEAEAQAPIIIEAREMLLKWEADDAEVRELWSTMNAWVYEGFDATYDRLGVDFDKLYYESNTYLIGKELVESGVEDGIFQKREDGSIWCDLTADGMDQKLLLRSDGTAVYMTQDLGTAKLRYTDWPALNQLIYTVGNEQDYHFKVLFLILGKLGFEWATNCYHLSYGMVDLPSGKMKSREGTVVDADDLMDEMVETARAQSEEKGKLDEMTSEEASTLFEMLGLGALKYFMLKVDPKKRMLFNPEESIDMQGNTGPFIQYTHARIKSVLRKANAADVSVPNLDAINENERSLIRLLHQFPETVMLAGDEYSPAVIANYTYELAKEYSTFYHECPILIEEDGNVKALRLVISALTAQVIQSSMRLLGVTVPDRM; encoded by the coding sequence GTGAGCAATACATTGACCCAGCACATTCAGAAAGCGATCTCCAACCTATATGGTACGGAGCTAGGTGAGGAACAGATCCAACTTCAAAAGACCAGAAAGGAATTTGAAGGCGATATGACCTTGGTGGTGTTTCCGCTTTTGCGCGTTTCCAAAGGTTCTCCCGAACAAACAGGGCAGCAAATTGGAGAAGCATTAGTTGCGGCTGTTGATCATGTCGAAAGTTTCAACGTCATCAAAGGCTTTCTCAATCTTTCGTTCACTGCCAGTTATTGGTTGGATAAATTGACCGAAATGCAGGCATCCGAAGCTTACGGTTTCCGAGCCAAAGGCGAACACAGCCGAAACGTGATGGTTGAGTATTCTTCACCGAACACAAATAAGCCGCTTCATTTGGGACACATCCGAAACAACCTTCTCGGTTATTCGGTGTCGGAAATTTTGAAGGCCAACGGCCACACGGTACAGAAGGTGCAGGTAATTAACGACCGCGGCATCCACATCTGCAAAAGCATGTTGGCTTGGCAGAAGTTTGGTAATGGCGAAACGCCACAATCTTCTGGATTGAAAGGCGATAAGCTGGTTGGGAAGTATTACGTTGAGTTTGATAAACGATACAAAGCTGAGATTGCAGAACTTATCGAAGCAGGAAAAACCAAGGAAGAAGCCGAAGCGCAAGCACCTATTATAATAGAAGCGCGCGAAATGCTTTTGAAATGGGAAGCAGATGACGCGGAGGTCCGCGAACTTTGGTCTACCATGAACGCTTGGGTTTACGAAGGCTTTGATGCTACCTACGATCGCTTAGGAGTTGACTTCGACAAACTCTACTACGAAAGCAATACCTATTTAATAGGTAAAGAATTGGTGGAAAGTGGAGTGGAGGACGGTATTTTCCAGAAGCGCGAAGATGGATCTATTTGGTGCGACCTGACGGCTGATGGCATGGACCAGAAACTTCTGCTTCGATCCGATGGCACGGCAGTTTACATGACACAGGATCTTGGCACGGCCAAACTCCGTTACACCGATTGGCCAGCGCTCAATCAACTTATATACACGGTAGGAAACGAACAGGATTATCACTTTAAAGTGTTGTTCCTCATTCTCGGTAAACTCGGTTTCGAATGGGCCACAAACTGCTATCACCTTTCTTACGGAATGGTCGATCTTCCATCGGGCAAAATGAAATCGCGCGAAGGAACTGTGGTTGATGCCGATGATCTGATGGATGAAATGGTGGAAACCGCTAGAGCTCAATCTGAAGAAAAAGGCAAATTGGATGAAATGACTTCGGAAGAGGCAAGTACGCTCTTCGAAATGTTGGGGCTTGGTGCGCTTAAATACTTCATGCTCAAGGTCGATCCGAAAAAACGCATGCTATTCAATCCAGAAGAAAGTATTGACATGCAAGGCAATACAGGGCCGTTTATCCAATACACGCACGCAAGGATAAAATCGGTGTTGCGAAAAGCGAATGCAGCAGATGTTTCCGTCCCAAATTTGGATGCCATCAATGAAAACGAGCGCTCACTTATTCGTTTGCTCCATCAATTCCCTGAAACGGTTATGTTGGCAGGAGATGAATACAGTCCAGCGGTAATTGCCAATTACACCTACGAGTTGGCCAAGGAATACAGCACGTTCTATCATGAATGCCCTATTCTGATTGAAGAAGATGGCAATGTGAAAGCCTTACGCTTGGTCATTTCGGCTTTAACAGCCCAAGTTATTCAGTCATCCATGCGATTGCTTGGAGTAACAGTTCCAGATAGAATGTAA
- the ffh gene encoding signal recognition particle protein, whose protein sequence is MFENLTEKFDRAFKTLKGEGQITEINVAETMKEVRRALLDADVNFKIAKEFTERVKQKALGQDVLTAVKPGQLMVKITKDELAELMGGKSVDVNLEGKPSVILIAGLQGSGKTTFSGKLALFLKSKRQKNPLLVACDVYRPAAIEQLKVLGEQVGVAVYTEEGNKNPVSIAENAIKYAKANNHNVVIVDTAGRLAVDEEMMNEIDRVHKSIKPQETLFVVDSMTGQDAVNTAKAFNDRLNFDGVVLTKLDGDTRGGAALSIRSVVNKPIKFVGIGEKLEALDIFHPDRMADRILGMGDVVSLVERAQEQFDEEKARQLQKKIAKNTFDFNDFLDQINQIKKMGNVKDLMGMIPGMGKALKDVEIGDDAFKQVEAIIGSMTPLERENPALINGSRRKRIADGSGSTIQDVNRLLKQFEESRKMMRMFSNKGNMKNMMRNMPFGNR, encoded by the coding sequence ATGTTCGAGAATTTAACGGAGAAGTTTGACAGGGCGTTCAAAACGCTGAAAGGAGAAGGCCAGATCACTGAGATCAACGTGGCAGAGACGATGAAAGAAGTAAGGCGCGCCTTGCTCGATGCGGATGTCAACTTCAAGATTGCCAAGGAATTTACCGAAAGGGTTAAGCAAAAAGCGCTCGGGCAAGATGTGTTAACGGCCGTGAAGCCAGGTCAACTGATGGTGAAGATCACCAAAGATGAATTGGCCGAACTCATGGGCGGAAAGTCGGTGGATGTTAATCTTGAAGGCAAACCTTCTGTTATCCTGATTGCTGGTCTTCAAGGTTCGGGTAAGACCACGTTTTCTGGTAAACTGGCGCTTTTCCTAAAAAGCAAACGGCAGAAAAATCCGTTGTTGGTGGCCTGCGATGTTTATCGTCCGGCTGCTATCGAACAGTTAAAAGTGCTTGGAGAGCAAGTAGGAGTAGCTGTTTACACCGAGGAAGGAAACAAGAATCCGGTTTCCATTGCTGAAAACGCCATCAAGTACGCAAAAGCGAATAACCATAATGTGGTGATTGTGGATACTGCTGGTCGTTTGGCTGTGGATGAGGAAATGATGAACGAGATCGATCGCGTTCATAAGTCCATCAAGCCACAGGAAACACTTTTCGTGGTCGATTCCATGACAGGACAAGATGCCGTGAATACGGCCAAAGCCTTTAATGACCGATTGAATTTTGATGGCGTTGTCCTCACCAAATTGGATGGAGATACTCGCGGTGGAGCTGCGCTTTCCATCCGTTCGGTGGTCAATAAACCGATCAAGTTTGTCGGTATTGGCGAAAAACTCGAAGCACTCGACATTTTTCACCCAGACCGTATGGCCGACCGTATTCTTGGTATGGGCGATGTGGTTTCACTTGTTGAGCGTGCTCAAGAGCAGTTCGATGAAGAGAAAGCACGACAACTACAAAAGAAGATTGCCAAGAACACGTTTGACTTCAACGATTTCCTAGATCAGATCAATCAGATCAAGAAGATGGGTAACGTAAAGGATCTGATGGGAATGATTCCTGGAATGGGAAAAGCCTTGAAAGATGTAGAGATCGGAGATGATGCGTTCAAACAAGTTGAAGCGATCATTGGGTCAATGACTCCGCTTGAGCGTGAAAATCCTGCACTCATCAACGGAAGCAGAAGAAAACGAATTGCTGATGGAAGTGGGTCAACAATTCAGGACGTAAATCGATTGTTGAAGCAATTTGAAGAAAGCCGAAAAATGATGCGCATGTTCTCCAATAAGGGCAACATGAAAAACATGATGCGCAATATGCCATTTGGAAATCGCTAA
- a CDS encoding bifunctional 5,10-methylene-tetrahydrofolate dehydrogenase/5,10-methylene-tetrahydrofolate cyclohydrolase (catalyzes the formation of 5,10-methenyltetrahydrofolate from 5,10-methylenetetrahydrofolate and subsequent formation of 10-formyltetrahydrofolate from 5,10-methenyltetrahydrofolate) produces the protein MLLDGKKISDQIKVELTEQVKTLVSEGHRPPHLAAILVGNDGASETYVASKVKSCEQIGFGSTLVRLPADVSEEQLLSEIRAINLDENIDGLIVQLPLPKHIDEQKVTESVSPEKDVDGFHPVNVGKLVLGLPTFVSATPKGIIELLKRYNIETAGKHCVVLGRSNIVGTPMANLLSRNSYPGNCTVTLCHSKTSNLAEFTRSADILIAALGKAEFVTADMVKDGAIVVDVGITRVEDATNPRGYVLKGDVAFEEVNRKASYITPVPGGVGRMTIAALLQNTLQARISRIKPNKFHHHVS, from the coding sequence GTGCTGCTTGACGGAAAAAAAATATCAGACCAGATCAAGGTCGAATTAACTGAACAAGTAAAGACTCTTGTATCAGAGGGACATCGGCCCCCACATTTAGCAGCAATACTTGTAGGAAATGATGGGGCCAGTGAAACCTATGTTGCCAGTAAAGTAAAATCTTGCGAGCAGATAGGATTTGGTTCTACGTTGGTCAGATTACCCGCAGATGTTTCTGAAGAGCAATTGCTTTCAGAGATCCGAGCCATCAACCTAGACGAAAACATTGACGGTCTGATTGTCCAACTTCCGTTACCTAAGCACATTGATGAGCAAAAAGTGACCGAAAGTGTGAGTCCAGAAAAAGACGTGGATGGATTTCATCCGGTAAACGTTGGCAAACTGGTTCTTGGACTTCCAACATTCGTTTCTGCCACTCCAAAGGGAATTATAGAGTTGCTGAAACGCTACAATATTGAAACAGCAGGAAAGCATTGTGTGGTGCTAGGAAGAAGCAATATCGTTGGTACTCCAATGGCAAATTTGCTCAGCCGTAATAGTTATCCTGGAAATTGTACTGTCACTCTTTGTCATAGTAAAACCAGCAATCTGGCAGAATTTACAAGGTCTGCAGACATTCTAATTGCTGCCCTTGGCAAGGCCGAGTTTGTAACTGCAGACATGGTTAAAGATGGTGCAATTGTGGTTGATGTTGGTATTACACGAGTTGAAGACGCAACCAATCCACGTGGTTACGTGTTAAAAGGAGACGTAGCCTTTGAGGAAGTGAATCGTAAAGCATCATACATTACCCCAGTACCTGGAGGAGTTGGTAGAATGACGATAGCCGCATTGCTACAAAACACATTACAAGCAAGAATAAGTAGAATCAAACCCAATAAATTTCATCATCATGTCAGTTAA